DNA from Actinoplanes sp. SE50/110:
TGATCAGCAGCAGGAACAGCAGCACCGACATGGCCGCGGCGCGCCCCATCCGGAAGTCGACGAACGCCTCCCGGTAGATCGCGTACGCCACCACCTCGGTGCGCCCGGCCGGGCCGCCCTGGGTCATCGCGTACACCGTGTCGAACACCTGGAAGCTGTTGATCACCCCGGTGGCCAGCACGAAGAACATGGTGGGCCGCAGCAGCGGCAGCGTGATCCGGCGGAACGCCTGCCACGGGCCGGCGCCGTCGATCCGGGCCGCCTCGGCGTACTGCGCCGGGATCCCGGCGAGACCGGCCAGGAAGAACAGCGCCACGTAGCCCACATTGGTCCAGACGGTGACCGCGGCGACCGCGGGCAGCGCCAGGGCGGGGCTGGTCAGCCACTCGACCCGGTGGCCGAGCAGCTGGTTCACCGCGCCGTCGGACGGGTCGAGCAGCCAGCGCCAGACGACGCCCAGCGCCAGCGGCGCGCTGATCCACGGCAGCACCAGGATCGCCCGGAAGACGGTGGAGCCGGGCAACCGCTGGTCGAGCAGCAGCGCGGCGGCCAACCCGAGCCCGGTCTGCAGCGGGATGACCAGCAGCACGAAGACC
Protein-coding regions in this window:
- a CDS encoding carbohydrate ABC transporter permease, coding for MPADRRDTLAGWAFLAPSLVGVGGFLLLPVLVVVGISLTRWDLVSPARWAALDNYSSILTDPAFGRSLAVTAVFVLLVIPLQTGLGLAAALLLDQRLPGSTVFRAILVLPWISAPLALGVVWRWLLDPSDGAVNQLLGHRVEWLTSPALALPAVAAVTVWTNVGYVALFFLAGLAGIPAQYAEAARIDGAGPWQAFRRITLPLLRPTMFFVLATGVINSFQVFDTVYAMTQGGPAGRTEVVAYAIYREAFVDFRMGRAAAMSVLLFLLLITVTVAQQSYFRRRTTYEVG